atcatcatcatcatcatcatcatcatcatcatcatcatcatcatcatcatcatcatcatcatcatcatcatcatcatcatcatcatcatcatcatcatcatcatcatcatcatcatcatcatcatcatcatcatcatcatcatcatcatcatcatcatcatcatcatcatcatcatcatcatcataataatAACATGCTACCGAGCTTGATCAGTTCTCGACTTCTGTCAATCTCTAGGCATGACAAAGGGTAACACTGAATGAATGCTTCCCCAAACTGGTGTCGTTTTAGTGCATTGCATTTGCCTTACAAAGCTATTTTGGCATTTTCCAACAGTGCTGCTCCGCTGTGAAGAGTAGTATCAAATGGTGCTCACAGAACACTCCGAAGGACACCGAAAAAGGCGGAATTCTCTTGAGAAAGTCACCGTCGTTGGCATACCCCATGGGCTCTATTTACAGGCTGACCGACTAGAATGAATCTCTTAGTAAAAAACTACAAAAGGGTGATCGCTGCTTGGTCTTTGACTCTAAAAAACAGGAAATGCTTCATGGAGGGCTGCTTTGATCCGATTGGAACGAATGTTCAGAACTTTTACAAGTCGACCGATCCTCAGACTGCACTCCACCAGGCATAATGAGTTGGACTCCGGGTACTATACAGTATCATGTCTATTTATCACGgatttttttacatttgttAAACCATCTATGGCCAAGGAGGCGGTGTCCGTAAAAAATGTATTCTAATTTAATTTCAATAATCAAAGATAGAATTCCCTAGAAGTGTCGTCCCGTCTTAACTTTGGCCGTCGTGGCCGCCGGTTCCGGGCTGCGTTATGTACAATAATGTCTATAACTTCTGCGACTGTCAAAAGGCTGGCACCGAGGAAGAGCGCTAAAGAACCACCAATGTTGCCTGCAATAGAAAACCGGGGATAGTTATTAAAGTGCCTTACATTTGAGTCAAGTTCAAGTTGAGCACTAACTCTGATGCGGACCACCACCTAGCACCTATACTTTATCTAATGAGAATTCCGAAAGAGCCGTAATGGGGACATAAATCGAAAACAAGCATAGTCTTAAACAACACTACTAGGCCGATCGACCTAGCGCTTAGCTGAGAGAAAGTATCTGTTTTGACAATATGCCAATCTCCCGTTTGAGGAAAGGCTTGAAAAATACTCATGCTAATCATACTTTTTTACTTACTCCATAACGTGGTAAGCTCGTAGCCTCGTCCCTGTGTCACAGTTTCGTAGCTAAGCTCGTTGACGAACACATCGACATTCACCAGATTGTCGCTGGAAACGAGAATGGGTGAGCAATATAAGAAAACATGAGGATTTAAGAATGAAAGATAATTTTTGTGGATTAAATTTTGCACTTCACTAAAGACATTTCGATATTATAGCCGAACATTTTGAGCAGTGCGCTTGGAagctttcaaaatacatgtcCATATGAACGCCAAGCCAAGGCAATAGTACTCGACAACAATTGTATACGTGTATTTAGATGGCAACCATGCAGTTTCTAAAACGTTGTTCTACTGCCATGACAACACCTTGCTTGGACCATTTCAGTTTTAATTGGTTCCAAACCAAGCTTCCCCCCACCCTGCAACTGAGCGCCACCGATGAAGTTTGAGAAACGCCACGGCTGCCGAACCAAGCGCGGTGTTCTCCATCTGACTGCAGAATGAGTACTTACTTTATGAACGCCGTATCTAGCGTACTTTTACTGGCGTACGATTTGAATTGCTCCCTAGCCCTAGTGAACACGGGGAAGAGGGCCGTGTCATTATACTTGGTGGGAGCCAACGTATACTTCCGTTCCATGAACATGAACGtcttatcaatatcccgcaACTTAGTGTCAAGATTTAACGGCGCTAGATCAGCGTTCGTTTGTTTCATAACCTCATACGATGACATTTCTTGCACCTTCTCCACATGCGTCCTTAGCAAAGTGCTAACTATTTTTACAAGGTTACTACCCCTGAGAGCCGCACCGAATGCTATGTTAAGTCTTGTAGCATTGTTTTGCGCTTGCGATAAATCGTTCCGAAGcattttgtaaaattttgaGATACAGGGATTTCCTAACATGTCTCGATAAATCGATGCCTCCGCCACCTTTAGGCCAATCATGGTATCTTTTATATCCCTATCACGAGTCTGAATGTGCGTTAATAAACTTTGCAAAGAATTAATGACGTTTTCCGCATCGTCGGACATGAGATCAGTGGCTATATCCGATTTTGTGGCGTCAGTACTTCGTGAGAATCGGCTGACGAGTTGTTGCATGTTTTTCACACGGCTGAATGTATTGCTGAGGAATGATTCTAAAGAATCTTTGCTGGCGGTAATGTACACCATTATCTTTGACGCGGCGTCGTAAAGACTAGTGTTTAGCGCCTGAAAATTTTCCAATCTTTTCTGAACGATTTCTAACGGTTTATCAACCACACGATCTTTAATTAGTGATATTCGGTAGTTATAAATCCTGCTCAAATCCGCGTATTGATTCGCCAGAATATCACGCTCCGTGCCATTGATTGAGTTACCCCCGTGGACATACAACGCAAGGTTACCCATAGAGTCCAGGGTGTCCATGATGTTCTGAAGTGTATCCATCGTCATTCTGAAGTCGAGTTCGTCGGTAGTTGTAACTTGACGTACGCAAAGTGGCGTGAACACCTTATCGTAGGATGTCGTCTGCTCGACAGAGTCGAAGAACCTGAAGTTATTCAACAAGGTACCATTCACATACGCATTCTGTACCTCCTTGAGATTTTTTAATGCACTACTCGTGACTGTCTGGCGTATACCTAAATACCTCTGTACGTCATACAGTAGGTAGTCTCGTATAGCCTTTTTGTACCTATTCGTGCCATCTAACTTATCAACCGATCTTTTGAAATATTCCAGGACCAATGTATACCCAGACGTCACGTAATCAATAAAACTATCACTCATGATCCCCCAGCCCCGATTGAAGTTGTGTTTGATGTTCATCTCCATGAAAGACAGCGTCGCCATGCGGTGAAATCGTAAACGAGGCGAGACCATTTCCACGACGGCCGTGACCTCCATTTGCATATCCGTTAACTTCTTGATTAGCGTTTTCAAGTACATCTCCATCGAATTCACAGCATCGGATAAATCTTGCAGCAACTTTTTATTCCTCTGTAACAACATACTGTCGTACTTTTGAGCAGTTTCTTTTGCCACTTTGTATTTTTTTATCATGGTGTCCACCATTTCGGGCTGAGTGGCAACAAATCGGTCTTTTTCTAACGAAGAGAGGGAAGCCAGACTTGTGGA
Above is a window of Lineus longissimus chromosome 3, tnLinLong1.2, whole genome shotgun sequence DNA encoding:
- the LOC135484745 gene encoding uncharacterized protein LOC135484745, producing MACQIQPRSVDLDGDGEEKYDSIMVVYRDSQTGRSNGTLPTRKASRETMLTERTVDTEREPKGVCLCKNLSTDLCQATTIHGVNKITEESPFRGRRIVWSILVIIGFLLFIVQVIQSALLYFSYPITVNVKVTYVEEMRFPAVTICNINAFRATEAARLQVYDILSDTFIPDGKQSEQDIVLSIQQLKATNTDLSLEDVFAKTGHRREDFIISCFFKGERCRGDDWKVTMTDYGMCYTFNGGPFSKKKVRSTSQIGPQGGLKLRLNIEQYEYMNGPNQGAGIRLLVHDQMELPAVTSLGTAIPPGSHALVGMSVNKIENLPQPFGACSGGASLDYYDYYSVQGCLQECKQKYIIDKCQCKEPYMMTEKSAKIPVCSLRQFLDCTKPAKDAFDSSSKVCTCPVPCTEKIYSTSTSLASLSSLEKDRFVATQPEMVDTMIKKYKVAKETAQKYDSMLLQRNKKLLQDLSDAVNSMEMYLKTLIKKLTDMQMEVTAVVEMVSPRLRFHRMATLSFMEMNIKHNFNRGWGIMSDSFIDYVTSGYTLVLEYFKRSVDKLDGTNRYKKAIRDYLLYDVQRYLGIRQTVTSSALKNLKEVQNAYVNGTLLNNFRFFDSVEQTTSYDKVFTPLCVRQVTTTDELDFRMTMDTLQNIMDTLDSMGNLALYVHGGNSINGTERDILANQYADLSRIYNYRISLIKDRVVDKPLEIVQKRLENFQALNTSLYDAASKIMVYITASKDSLESFLSNTFSRVKNMQQLVSRFSRSTDATKSDIATDLMSDDAENVINSLQSLLTHIQTRDRDIKDTMIGLKVAEASIYRDMLGNPCISKFYKMLRNDLSQAQNNATRLNIAFGAALRGSNLVKIVSTLLRTHVEKVQEMSSYEVMKQTNADLAPLNLDTKLRDIDKTFMFMERKYTLAPTKYNDTALFPVFTRAREQFKSYASKSTLDTAFINDNLVNVDVFVNELSYETVTQGRGYELTTLWSNIGGSLALFLGASLLTVAEVIDIIVHNAARNRRPRRPKLRRDDTSREFYL